From a region of the Streptomyces venezuelae genome:
- a CDS encoding ATP-dependent nuclease, protein MRLHRLKITNYARLQDLEIEIRKHLVVVGANDVGKTSLLRLLNLTLSATFGQLYQTLSRTDLRNTEHPLSVEAVLVDFSETEVRLFHREIDIDPVTAERSLTIRLNVTPADDDPDAVVIERVLTGTADRRAPTREQLSALGWRYLPATRGAGSAQLDGPNSALRLLLDSIDMGTEKADLTGLLGDFNEKLHTSERLTELRDKIAAHLARSMPRRIVSDDLAVRTSADPAASVLQSVSMFFQQGEQYVPITEQSDGLRQLMALTLFDLAENNANIIAVDEPELHLHPASQRTVAELFAGASNQKILCTHSPYILQRFEPEQVLVVSPDSSVHQVDKDKLDAIGKLRSQWWSPRLLEALTARYVIAVEGVADRIIVEAAARALGIGLDRLGVVVFELDGANKFTHVYKMLGKDGFGVHVLGLVDEKETGIFTGAIGGSSKLLMGTQVWASCEDLEDEYCRALTGSTMARLLVEAGVCKMEDILKSAGVASESELTAPAVATYCRKGKNKTDAATAVAAAMTREIAEKITSVAGILAKAEELAGA, encoded by the coding sequence GTGAGACTCCACCGCCTCAAGATCACGAACTATGCCCGGTTGCAGGACCTCGAGATTGAGATCCGTAAGCACCTCGTCGTTGTCGGCGCGAACGACGTCGGTAAGACGTCCCTGCTCCGTCTGCTCAACCTGACCCTCTCCGCAACTTTCGGGCAGTTGTACCAAACCCTCTCGCGCACAGATCTGCGAAACACTGAGCACCCTCTCAGCGTCGAGGCTGTGCTGGTCGACTTCTCTGAAACCGAGGTTCGACTCTTCCACCGCGAGATAGACATAGACCCTGTGACGGCGGAAAGGTCCCTGACGATACGACTCAATGTCACCCCAGCCGATGACGACCCGGACGCTGTGGTAATCGAACGCGTCCTGACTGGAACAGCCGACCGCCGCGCACCCACCCGAGAGCAGCTGAGCGCCCTGGGCTGGCGCTACCTGCCCGCCACCCGCGGTGCAGGTAGCGCTCAACTCGACGGCCCAAACAGTGCTCTACGACTCCTTCTCGACAGCATCGATATGGGCACGGAAAAGGCTGACCTCACGGGCCTCCTCGGCGACTTCAACGAGAAGCTCCACACCAGCGAGCGGCTTACCGAACTCCGCGACAAGATCGCCGCACATTTGGCGAGATCCATGCCACGTCGGATCGTCAGCGACGACCTCGCCGTTCGCACCTCGGCGGACCCCGCAGCCTCCGTGCTGCAGAGCGTCTCGATGTTCTTCCAGCAAGGCGAGCAGTATGTTCCGATCACAGAGCAATCGGACGGCCTGCGACAGCTGATGGCACTGACTCTGTTCGACCTGGCCGAGAACAACGCCAACATCATCGCCGTGGATGAACCCGAGCTCCATCTCCACCCCGCCAGTCAGCGAACCGTCGCCGAACTGTTCGCCGGAGCCTCCAACCAGAAGATCCTCTGTACTCACTCGCCTTACATCCTGCAACGGTTCGAGCCCGAGCAGGTGCTGGTGGTCTCACCAGACAGCAGCGTCCATCAGGTAGACAAGGACAAGCTCGATGCGATCGGAAAGCTGCGATCCCAATGGTGGTCGCCGCGGCTTCTCGAAGCGCTGACAGCCCGATACGTCATTGCCGTTGAAGGCGTGGCCGACCGAATTATCGTCGAGGCCGCCGCCCGAGCGTTGGGCATCGGGCTCGACAGGCTAGGTGTAGTGGTCTTCGAACTGGACGGTGCCAACAAATTCACGCACGTCTACAAGATGCTGGGCAAGGACGGGTTCGGGGTCCACGTACTCGGTCTGGTGGACGAGAAGGAGACAGGCATCTTCACTGGGGCCATCGGCGGGAGCTCGAAACTCCTGATGGGGACGCAGGTCTGGGCCAGCTGCGAGGACCTGGAGGATGAGTACTGCAGGGCACTTACGGGCTCCACCATGGCTCGTCTCCTCGTCGAGGCCGGGGTTTGCAAGATGGAGGACATCTTGAAGTCGGCAGGTGTGGCCAGTGAGAGCGAACTCACTGCGCCTGCCGTTGCCACATATTGCCGCAAGGGTAAGAACAAGACTGACGCCGCAACCGCCGTGGCAGCGGCGATGACACGGGAGATCGCCGAGAAGATCACTAGCGTCGCCGGAATCCTCGCCAAGGCCGAGGAACTCGCTGGAGCATGA
- a CDS encoding tyrosine-type recombinase/integrase, with amino-acid sequence MATKSLAHGMGTFYKDCEHAQSRWSKCPHEYKIRYRSAAGKQTEEAGFSTQEKAIDRLTTVYQEKKAAPRNQGKAERIQKYGAMQFREYTAEWKAGQRDLAESSLRTLESLLQHHILPTLGSRRMSTFDHKVVDSFIRTMERNGAGLATQSNAFDKVKSVLLDAYRLGIYTENPVLGVKPPQYDPERAVIPSPAQLRDIRTAGDDRFLLIADLMSGCGMRNGEAFAVNINNLVASDVYRITEQVNQTTKTYGRLKHRKPTDYRDVPLPARVRETIEWYADTHGTVDGYLLRHPMDPTRPFLAYYLQNQWQRIKRASEVDVPEGMVIYSLRHFFASNCLTNGIPITDVAEWMGHKSLDITFKIYRHLMPGSIGKAAKILDVGLAA; translated from the coding sequence ATGGCAACGAAGTCACTCGCCCACGGCATGGGCACCTTCTACAAGGACTGCGAGCACGCCCAGTCCCGCTGGTCGAAGTGCCCGCACGAGTACAAGATCCGTTACCGCAGTGCGGCCGGTAAGCAGACCGAGGAGGCCGGCTTCTCCACCCAGGAGAAGGCCATCGACCGCCTCACGACGGTCTACCAGGAGAAGAAGGCCGCCCCAAGGAACCAGGGCAAGGCCGAGCGCATCCAGAAGTACGGCGCGATGCAGTTCCGCGAGTACACCGCAGAGTGGAAGGCTGGCCAGCGCGACCTCGCAGAGTCCTCGCTCCGCACCCTGGAGTCACTCCTCCAGCACCACATCCTCCCCACCCTCGGCAGCCGCCGGATGAGCACCTTCGACCACAAGGTCGTCGACAGCTTCATCCGGACCATGGAGCGCAACGGCGCCGGCCTGGCCACCCAGTCCAACGCGTTCGACAAGGTCAAGTCGGTCCTCCTCGACGCCTACCGCCTCGGCATCTACACGGAGAACCCCGTCCTGGGCGTCAAGCCCCCGCAGTACGACCCCGAGCGCGCGGTGATCCCCTCCCCCGCCCAGCTCCGCGACATACGCACTGCCGGTGACGACCGGTTCCTCCTCATCGCCGACCTGATGAGCGGCTGCGGCATGCGCAACGGCGAGGCCTTCGCCGTCAACATCAACAACCTCGTCGCGAGCGACGTCTACCGCATCACCGAGCAGGTCAACCAGACCACGAAGACCTACGGCCGTCTCAAGCACCGCAAGCCCACCGACTACCGCGACGTCCCCCTCCCGGCCCGCGTCCGCGAGACGATCGAGTGGTACGCCGACACACACGGCACGGTCGACGGCTACCTCCTGCGCCACCCCATGGATCCCACGAGGCCGTTCCTCGCCTACTACCTCCAGAACCAGTGGCAGCGCATCAAGCGCGCCAGCGAGGTCGACGTCCCCGAGGGCATGGTGATCTACAGCCTCCGCCACTTCTTCGCCTCGAACTGCCTCACCAACGGCATCCCCATCACCGACGTAGCCGAGTGGATGGGCCACAAGAGCCTCGACATCACCTTCAAGATCTACCGCCACCTCATGCCCGGCTCCATCGGCAAGGCCGCCAAGATCCTCGACGTAGGCCTGGCGGCCTGA
- a CDS encoding aminotransferase class IV family protein, whose translation MAELNGEPVELGQLQTLALTNYGHFTSMRVDDGRVRGLSLHMDRLQRDCRTLFGVDLDLRRVRELARRVAPATGSTTVRVTVFDPRLDLGNPGAANDPHVLVTSRTAGSIPLPPLRVRSTTYVRDVAGVKSVGLFASIHHRRQSQLAGFDDALFVDQDQVVSEGGTWNIGFFDGTQVVWPAADCLVGVTMELLKQAHDHVSTPVRLTDLPNMQAAFATNAAIGVRAISRIDGIELSESHAIIDTLRKLYMELPGDLM comes from the coding sequence ATGGCAGAACTCAATGGAGAACCGGTCGAGCTCGGACAGCTGCAGACGTTGGCGCTGACCAACTACGGTCACTTCACATCCATGCGCGTCGACGACGGACGTGTCCGCGGTCTGTCCCTGCACATGGACCGTCTTCAGCGGGACTGCCGAACGCTCTTCGGTGTCGACCTCGACCTGCGGCGCGTCCGCGAGCTGGCACGCCGTGTTGCTCCCGCCACCGGATCCACCACGGTCCGCGTCACCGTCTTCGACCCGCGGCTCGACCTCGGGAATCCGGGCGCCGCGAACGATCCTCACGTACTCGTCACCTCTCGAACTGCCGGCTCGATCCCGCTCCCACCTCTCCGCGTACGGTCCACGACGTACGTACGCGACGTGGCCGGCGTGAAGAGCGTCGGCCTCTTCGCCAGCATCCATCACCGGCGGCAATCCCAGCTGGCAGGATTCGACGACGCCCTCTTCGTCGACCAGGACCAGGTCGTCTCCGAGGGCGGCACCTGGAACATCGGCTTCTTCGACGGCACCCAAGTGGTCTGGCCAGCCGCCGACTGCCTCGTCGGCGTGACGATGGAGCTCCTGAAGCAAGCCCACGACCACGTCTCCACGCCTGTACGGCTGACCGATCTGCCGAACATGCAGGCCGCCTTCGCCACAAACGCAGCGATCGGGGTCCGAGCGATCAGCCGCATCGACGGCATCGAGCTGTCCGAATCCCACGCAATCATCGACACGCTTCGCAAGCTGTACATGGAGCTCCCCGGCGACCTGATGTAG
- the aspS gene encoding aspartate--tRNA(Asn) ligase yields MIHTISRVLASELRAHLDQTVTVSGWVNALRLQRTMQFVILRDHSGMVQVTHKRDGGPLEAVLESLTPESAVRITGRVVDAAQVKLGGLELVPESVEVLNRAETPLPIDEHTGPEHRLDWRFLDVRKRATAQMVFAVQTTLEQGLREYAMANGCTEMHTPKLMGTASESGAEVFKLGYFDRSAYLAQSPQFYKQMAVAAGIDRVFEIGPVFRAEPSFTSRHATEFTGVDVELSWIDDVEDVMAFEERMLAHAIAKVAEVHGEAIREVFGIEVVVPEAPFPRVTMAEAQEILRAGGWDPEGVKEDLDPEGERAIAAHMKEQTGHEFVFLTHYPASIRPFYHMRPADRPDLTLSFDLLWKGLEITTGAQREHRSDVLLGQAEEKGMDTGPMQDYMNIFRFGCPPHGGLGAGLGRILMVMLGLDSIREAAFLFRGPNRLTP; encoded by the coding sequence ATGATCCACACCATTAGCCGCGTACTGGCTTCCGAGCTACGCGCGCACCTCGACCAGACCGTCACCGTATCCGGCTGGGTGAACGCCCTGCGGCTGCAGCGCACGATGCAGTTCGTCATCCTGCGGGACCACTCCGGCATGGTCCAGGTGACCCACAAGCGCGACGGCGGCCCGCTCGAAGCCGTCCTGGAGTCCCTCACCCCCGAGTCCGCCGTCCGGATCACCGGCCGCGTCGTGGACGCGGCTCAGGTCAAGCTGGGCGGCCTGGAGCTCGTTCCTGAGTCGGTCGAGGTGCTGAACCGGGCGGAAACGCCGCTGCCGATCGACGAGCACACCGGCCCCGAGCACCGGCTCGACTGGCGGTTCCTCGACGTGCGCAAGCGGGCCACGGCGCAGATGGTGTTCGCCGTGCAGACGACCCTGGAGCAGGGGCTGCGCGAGTACGCCATGGCGAACGGCTGCACGGAGATGCACACGCCGAAGCTGATGGGGACCGCCTCGGAGTCCGGCGCGGAGGTGTTCAAGCTCGGGTACTTCGACCGGTCGGCCTACCTCGCGCAGTCTCCGCAGTTCTACAAGCAGATGGCCGTGGCGGCCGGCATCGACCGCGTCTTCGAGATCGGGCCCGTCTTCCGGGCCGAGCCGTCGTTCACCTCCCGGCACGCGACCGAGTTCACGGGCGTGGACGTCGAGCTGTCGTGGATCGACGACGTCGAGGACGTGATGGCGTTCGAGGAGCGGATGCTCGCCCACGCTATCGCGAAGGTCGCAGAGGTCCACGGTGAGGCGATCCGGGAGGTCTTCGGCATCGAGGTCGTCGTGCCGGAGGCCCCGTTCCCCAGGGTCACGATGGCCGAGGCTCAGGAGATCCTGCGGGCCGGCGGCTGGGACCCCGAAGGCGTCAAGGAGGACCTGGACCCGGAAGGTGAGCGCGCGATCGCCGCACATATGAAGGAGCAGACCGGGCACGAGTTCGTGTTCCTCACGCACTACCCGGCCAGTATCCGGCCCTTTTACCACATGCGTCCGGCAGACCGGCCGGACCTCACGCTCAGCTTCGACCTGCTCTGGAAGGGCCTGGAGATCACCACGGGGGCCCAGCGCGAGCACCGCTCCGACGTGCTGCTCGGGCAGGCCGAGGAGAAGGGGATGGACACCGGGCCGATGCAGGACTACATGAACATCTTCCGCTTCGGCTGCCCGCCGCACGGCGGACTCGGGGCCGGCCTGGGCCGGATCCTGATGGTCATGCTCGGCCTGGACTCGATCCGCGAGGCCGCGTTCCTGTTCCGGGGACCGAACCGCCTCACCCCCTGA
- a CDS encoding beta-propeller fold lactonase family protein — protein sequence MQHFAVRENPRVGSVRGYVSKHGVRKASCTVLAAAAVLAPSVALAAPAAPGTYAYVANTGQNKVEVFDTATNALVTSIDTGAFSGPLQVAATRNGKKVYVTERDSGAVSAIDALTNTVVAEIPTGNGTPESVAISPDDRRAYVTVEGNGLANRVVAINTATDAVVGTLETGEDTLPNGLAVSPDGKRLYVAYRGAGVVAVIDSATMTLITTVDVGPSAPRKVAVSPSGARVYVTENNSGEVSVIDTATNTVVVPIPVNQGLDGVKVSLDGKRVYVADRNNARVAVIDAATNSVVTSIPTTGDPAEMAVSPTGARLYVSHPNGTQGVSVIDLATNSVSATFDSPEGAPIGIDLGSVPGTSKVSCPAGSVLTGGGFGSIGPAPDQLVSRPVPGTNDWEVNGQNRTRDDVTLTPYVVCAAP from the coding sequence ATGCAGCACTTCGCCGTTCGCGAGAATCCGCGTGTGGGGAGCGTCCGGGGGTACGTGTCGAAGCACGGCGTTCGGAAAGCATCGTGCACGGTACTCGCTGCCGCAGCCGTTCTGGCGCCGTCCGTCGCGCTGGCGGCTCCTGCCGCACCCGGCACGTACGCATACGTCGCCAACACGGGCCAGAACAAGGTCGAGGTGTTCGACACCGCCACCAACGCCCTCGTGACGAGCATCGACACCGGAGCGTTCAGCGGGCCCCTGCAGGTCGCCGCCACCCGAAACGGCAAGAAGGTCTACGTGACGGAGCGGGACTCGGGCGCCGTCTCGGCGATCGACGCCCTCACCAATACCGTGGTGGCCGAAATCCCCACGGGGAACGGCACTCCGGAGAGTGTGGCCATCTCGCCGGACGACCGTCGCGCCTATGTCACCGTGGAGGGGAACGGACTGGCCAACCGCGTGGTGGCGATCAACACCGCCACCGATGCCGTCGTGGGCACCCTCGAGACGGGGGAGGACACGCTCCCCAACGGGCTGGCGGTGTCCCCGGACGGGAAACGCCTCTACGTCGCCTACCGGGGCGCAGGTGTGGTGGCAGTGATCGACTCCGCCACCATGACGCTCATCACGACGGTGGACGTCGGACCGAGCGCACCGCGAAAGGTGGCCGTCTCGCCGAGCGGCGCACGTGTCTACGTCACCGAGAACAACTCGGGCGAGGTGTCGGTCATCGACACCGCCACCAACACGGTCGTGGTGCCGATTCCGGTCAACCAGGGGCTGGACGGCGTGAAGGTCTCGCTGGACGGAAAGCGCGTCTACGTCGCCGACCGGAACAACGCCCGGGTGGCGGTCATCGATGCCGCCACGAACAGTGTCGTCACGTCGATCCCCACCACCGGGGATCCCGCGGAGATGGCGGTTTCCCCCACCGGCGCCCGGCTGTACGTCAGCCACCCCAACGGCACGCAAGGGGTGTCGGTCATCGACCTCGCCACCAACTCCGTCTCGGCGACCTTCGACAGCCCCGAAGGCGCGCCCATCGGAATCGACCTGGGCTCGGTGCCGGGGACCTCGAAGGTGTCCTGCCCGGCCGGCAGCGTGCTGACGGGCGGCGGCTTCGGATCCATCGGTCCCGCACCGGATCAGCTCGTCAGCAGGCCGGTACCCGGCACCAACGACTGGGAGGTGAACGGGCAGAACAGGACGCGGGACGACGTCACCCTCACCCCGTACGTCGTCTGTGCCGCGCCATGA
- the kdpF gene encoding K(+)-transporting ATPase subunit F, with protein sequence MSTENIVGIIIAVSLIGYLVLAYLFPERF encoded by the coding sequence GTGAGCACGGAGAACATCGTCGGCATCATCATTGCGGTCAGCTTGATCGGGTACCTGGTCCTGGCGTACCTCTTCCCCGAGAGGTTCTGA
- a CDS encoding sensor histidine kinase, with product MGRGKLRIYLGAAPGVGKTYAMLSEAHRRVERGTDCVVGFVEHHSRPRTEVMLHGLELVERREIEYRGSAFTEMDVDAILARRPAVALVDELAHTNVPGSRNAKRWQDVEELLQAGIDVISTVNIQHLESLGDVVETITGVRQRETVPDEVARRADQIELVDMSPQALRRRMAHGNVYKPDKVDAALSNYFRPGNLTALRELALLWVADRVDEYLQEYRGEHNIRSTWQARERIVVGLTGGPEGRTLIRRAARLAEKGAGGEVLAVYIAASDGLTSASPKELAVQRTLVEDLGGTFHHVIGDDIPDALLEFARGCNATQIVLGVSRRRSWQYAFSPGVSATVARESGPDLDVHIVTHDEAAKGRRLPVTRGARLGRPRVIWGWITGIAGPALLTVLLNQLVPDLGLANDMLLFLTCTVAAALLGGLLPALASAAFGSLLLNYYFTPPLHEFTISDPKNIVAIAIFVGVAVSVASVVDLAARRTHQAARLRAESEILSFLAGSVLRGEDSLDALLERLRETFAMQSVVLLERTSEVDPWTTAASVGTGTVARPEDADVDLPIGDTMALALTGRVLPAEDRRVLGAFAAQAAVVLDRQRLVDEAEKSRELAEANRIRTALLAAVSHDLRTPLAGIKASVSSLRSDDVEWSEEDKAELLEGIEDGADRLGALIGNLLDMSRLNTGTVVPLIRETGLDEVVPMALGGVPEDSVELDIPETLPMIAVDRGLLERAVANIVENAVKYSPGGQPVIVSASALGSRVELRVVDRGPGVPDEAKDRIFEPFQRHGDAPRGAGVGLGLAVARGFTEAIGGTLTAEDTPGGGLTMVITLPTAGDGPPVSPELPTSAVT from the coding sequence ATGGGACGCGGCAAGCTCCGCATCTACCTCGGCGCGGCACCGGGCGTCGGCAAGACGTACGCCATGCTGTCCGAGGCGCACCGCCGGGTCGAGCGGGGCACCGACTGCGTCGTCGGCTTCGTCGAGCACCACAGCAGGCCGCGGACCGAGGTGATGCTGCACGGCCTCGAACTCGTCGAGCGGCGCGAGATCGAGTACCGGGGCTCGGCCTTCACCGAGATGGACGTGGACGCGATCCTCGCGCGCCGCCCGGCTGTCGCGCTGGTGGACGAGCTGGCCCACACCAACGTGCCCGGCTCGCGCAACGCCAAGCGCTGGCAGGACGTCGAGGAACTCCTCCAGGCCGGCATCGACGTCATCTCCACCGTCAACATCCAGCACCTCGAATCCCTCGGTGACGTGGTCGAGACGATCACCGGGGTCCGCCAGCGCGAGACCGTCCCCGACGAGGTCGCACGCCGGGCCGACCAGATCGAGCTCGTCGACATGTCCCCGCAGGCCCTGCGCCGCCGCATGGCCCACGGCAACGTCTACAAGCCGGACAAGGTCGACGCGGCCCTCTCGAACTACTTCCGGCCCGGGAACCTGACCGCGCTGCGGGAGCTCGCGCTGCTCTGGGTGGCCGACCGGGTCGACGAGTACCTCCAGGAGTACCGCGGCGAGCACAACATCCGTTCCACCTGGCAGGCCCGGGAGCGCATCGTCGTCGGCCTCACCGGCGGGCCCGAGGGCCGCACCCTGATCCGCCGTGCCGCCCGCCTCGCCGAGAAGGGAGCCGGAGGCGAGGTGCTCGCCGTCTACATCGCCGCCAGCGACGGCCTCACCTCCGCGTCGCCCAAGGAACTCGCCGTCCAGCGGACCCTGGTCGAGGACCTCGGCGGCACCTTCCACCACGTCATAGGCGACGACATCCCGGACGCGCTGCTGGAGTTCGCCCGCGGCTGCAACGCCACCCAGATCGTCCTCGGCGTCAGCCGGAGACGATCCTGGCAGTACGCCTTCAGCCCGGGCGTCAGCGCGACCGTCGCCCGCGAGTCGGGCCCCGACCTCGACGTCCACATCGTCACCCACGACGAGGCCGCCAAGGGCCGCCGCCTGCCCGTCACCCGCGGCGCCCGGCTCGGCCGCCCCCGCGTCATCTGGGGCTGGATCACCGGCATCGCCGGCCCCGCCCTGCTCACCGTGCTGCTGAACCAGCTCGTGCCCGACCTCGGCCTCGCCAACGACATGCTGCTCTTCCTCACCTGCACGGTGGCGGCGGCTCTGCTCGGCGGACTGCTCCCCGCCCTGGCCTCGGCGGCGTTCGGGTCCCTCCTCCTGAACTACTACTTCACCCCGCCGCTGCACGAGTTCACGATCTCCGACCCCAAGAACATCGTCGCCATCGCGATCTTCGTCGGCGTGGCCGTCTCCGTCGCCTCCGTGGTCGACCTCGCCGCCCGCCGCACCCACCAGGCCGCCCGCCTGCGCGCCGAATCCGAGATCCTCTCCTTCCTCGCGGGCAGCGTCCTGCGCGGCGAAGACTCCCTGGACGCCCTGCTGGAGCGACTCCGCGAGACCTTCGCCATGCAGTCGGTGGTCCTCCTGGAACGCACCAGCGAGGTCGACCCCTGGACCACGGCCGCCTCGGTCGGCACCGGCACGGTCGCCCGCCCCGAGGACGCGGACGTGGACCTGCCCATCGGCGACACCATGGCGCTCGCCCTCACCGGCCGGGTCCTGCCCGCCGAGGACCGCCGCGTCCTCGGCGCCTTCGCCGCCCAGGCGGCCGTCGTGCTCGACCGCCAACGCCTCGTCGACGAGGCGGAGAAGTCGCGCGAGCTCGCCGAGGCCAACCGCATCCGCACCGCCCTGCTCGCCGCCGTCAGCCACGACCTGCGCACCCCGCTGGCCGGTATCAAGGCCTCCGTATCCTCCCTGCGCTCCGACGACGTCGAGTGGTCCGAGGAGGACAAGGCCGAACTGCTCGAAGGCATCGAGGACGGTGCCGACCGCCTCGGCGCCCTGATCGGCAACCTGCTCGACATGTCACGCCTCAACACCGGCACCGTCGTCCCCCTCATCCGGGAAACCGGCCTCGACGAGGTGGTGCCGATGGCGCTGGGCGGCGTACCCGAGGACAGCGTCGAACTCGACATCCCCGAAACGCTCCCGATGATCGCCGTGGACCGGGGCCTGCTGGAACGGGCGGTCGCCAACATCGTCGAGAACGCCGTCAAGTACAGCCCCGGCGGACAGCCCGTCATCGTCTCCGCGAGCGCCCTGGGAAGCCGCGTCGAGCTCAGGGTCGTCGACCGCGGACCCGGCGTCCCCGACGAGGCGAAGGACCGTATCTTCGAACCCTTCCAGCGCCACGGCGACGCCCCGCGCGGAGCCGGCGTCGGCCTCGGCCTCGCGGTCGCCCGCGGCTTCACCGAGGCCATCGGGGGAACCCTCACCGCCGAGGACACCCCGGGCGGCGGTCTCACGATGGTCATCACCCTCCCCACAGCGGGCGACGGCCCCCCGGTGTCGCCGGAGCTCCCGACGTCTGCCGTCACATGA
- a CDS encoding response regulator: protein MTRVLVVEDDPQLVRALRINLQARKFEVEEAPDGGSALRLAAARKPDVIVLDLGLPDMDGVDVIRSVRGWSRVPILVLSARHTSEDKIRALDAGADDYVTKPFSMDELLARLRAAARRREPAGSSRADEVAVVTTDEFTVDLVAKKVYRGERTVRLTPTEWHLLEILITHPGRLITQSRLLLEVWGPTYGENANYLRVYMAQLRRKLEPDPSHPRYLITEPGMGYRFEP, encoded by the coding sequence ATGACCCGGGTGCTGGTGGTGGAGGACGATCCCCAGCTCGTCCGCGCACTGAGGATCAACCTCCAGGCGCGCAAGTTCGAGGTCGAAGAGGCTCCGGACGGAGGCTCGGCCCTGCGGCTCGCGGCCGCGCGCAAGCCGGACGTCATCGTCCTGGACCTCGGGCTGCCCGACATGGACGGCGTCGACGTGATCAGGAGCGTGCGCGGCTGGAGTCGGGTGCCCATCCTGGTGCTGTCCGCCCGCCACACCTCGGAGGACAAGATCCGCGCGCTGGACGCGGGCGCGGACGACTACGTGACGAAGCCCTTCAGCATGGACGAGCTCCTGGCGCGTCTGCGGGCGGCCGCCCGCAGACGGGAGCCGGCCGGCTCCTCGCGGGCCGACGAGGTTGCCGTGGTCACGACCGACGAGTTCACCGTCGACCTGGTCGCGAAGAAGGTGTACCGCGGCGAACGCACGGTACGGCTCACTCCCACCGAGTGGCACCTGCTGGAAATCCTCATCACCCACCCGGGCCGCCTGATCACCCAGAGCCGACTGCTGCTGGAGGTCTGGGGCCCGACCTACGGGGAGAACGCCAACTACCTGCGCGTCTACATGGCCCAGCTCCGGCGCAAGCTGGAACCGGACCCGTCGCACCCGCGGTACCTGATCACCGAACCGGGTATGGGGTACCGCTTCGAACCCTGA
- a CDS encoding potassium-transporting ATPase subunit C, whose translation MNNSVGNTARLIGAGLRALLVLTVICGVLYPLAVTGIAQALFNDKANGSEIKDKSGRVVGSSLIGQTYNLPKKDPNDPEEAAKPDLKWFQPRPSNGLGTNSVNTRYSLILSGATNRSADNGAVHGQCTKEAAEGTLCAQVIAAKEAVITDNSTPGHTVEPQDVPADAVTSSGSGLDPNISPEYAKLQIHRVAERNELDVKQVEKLVADHTTGRTLGFMGEPRVNVLELNTALKALTKS comes from the coding sequence ATGAACAACTCTGTAGGCAACACGGCGCGTCTGATCGGCGCGGGCCTGCGGGCCCTGCTCGTCCTGACGGTGATCTGCGGGGTCCTCTACCCGCTGGCCGTCACGGGCATCGCCCAGGCCCTGTTCAACGACAAGGCCAACGGTTCCGAGATCAAGGACAAGAGCGGCCGGGTCGTCGGCTCCTCCCTCATCGGACAGACGTACAACCTGCCGAAGAAGGATCCGAACGACCCCGAAGAGGCGGCGAAGCCGGACCTGAAGTGGTTCCAGCCCCGCCCGTCCAACGGCCTGGGCACCAACAGCGTCAACACCCGGTACTCCCTCATCCTCTCCGGTGCCACCAACCGCTCCGCCGACAACGGCGCCGTGCACGGCCAGTGCACCAAGGAGGCCGCGGAAGGCACCCTCTGCGCCCAGGTCATCGCCGCGAAGGAAGCCGTCATCACCGACAACTCCACGCCCGGCCACACGGTCGAGCCGCAGGACGTCCCGGCCGACGCCGTCACCTCGTCCGGCTCCGGCCTCGACCCGAACATCTCGCCGGAGTACGCCAAGCTCCAGATCCACCGGGTCGCCGAACGGAACGAGCTCGACGTCAAGCAGGTCGAGAAGCTCGTCGCCGACCACACCACCGGCCGGACCCTCGGCTTCATGGGCGAACCCCGCGTCAACGTGCTCGAACTCAACACCGCCCTCAAGGCACTGACCAAGAGCTGA